In Clostridium thermosuccinogenes, the genomic stretch CTCTTATTGTAAAAAAGAGCGTTTACGATTTTATTATAAAAACTACAAAAGAGAGTCCTGATGTAGAAACAGGTGGCATATTAATGGGACATGATAAGGAGCCATTAACAGTTCATGTCACCCACGCTTCGCTTCCAGGACCTAATGCATTCCATTCTGCCACGAAATTTGTAAGAGATACAGAGTATTGCAGTAAGATACTATTGGAACATTATAATAATTTCGGTGTTGATTATGTCGGAGAGTGGCACAGCCATATTGTTCCTTTACATGGAATGAGTACTGGTGATTATTTAACAGTTGGTTCAATAATGAACGACCCAGATTACAAGTTTAATGCATTTGCTGTAATAGTTGCCGTTTTAAAAAAGGATGAAGTTAATCTCATCGGCTATGTATCGTCAAATAGATATATACAAAATGTTGGTATTACAATTGAAGATGATTAATGATTACAATATTACAATATATAAATACATTAAGTCTAAAAATAAGCAGTAAGGTTATGCAAATAAATAAGAATTGGAAAGTACAGAATGGCTCTCAGAACCAGGCTCCTACATCATTTTCAATATTTAGACGCATGTAAAAAAACCAGCAGTAAACGAATAAATGTGTTATAGATAACGAACTATATAGTTAAAATTATCCTGTGCAATTTTCCTCCGAAGCCCTTACAATATAGGGCAGGGGGAATGTATAATGGGTAGAAAATGTGTTGAGGTTAAATCACTTTATGGATTAACGATAGATGACTTAAATTTAATAGCCAATAGTTCTGACAGTAATTATACCAGAGACGTCGTCAAAGCTGTAATCATGAGGCATAAGGGTATCCATACGCAGGTTATTGCAGATACCTTGAGTAAATGTAACGCAACCATTGTGTCATATATCAACAACTGGAACGATAGCGGTATTGCTTGCATCGCCGACCTGCGGGGCGGCAATATTGAAAGTACTGTCACCGATGAAATGGTAGAGGATATCCGCAATATAGTTACCAGTAAGAGTCCTCATGAGTTCGGCTATGAACAAAACCGGTGGAACGCCAAGTTGTTAGTCAGGTATGTAGAAGACCACTGGGGAAAAGAATATTCCGACACCTGGATCCGTAAAATACTGGCTAATCTTGGTTTCTCGTACAAAAGGGGTGTTTATAAACCGAGCAAGGGAGACCCAAAGCTTCAGGAAAGCTTTAAAAAAAATGTCAGTTGTATTGGATATAATTGAGCCTTTAGGAGATGTCTCCCTGTGGTGTCAGGATGAAACCAGTAAAAGGCTCGAATCCAACAACTTTTATTCCTGGAGTCCTGTAGGCAAACCTACAGAAATTGAGTGTAACGGCTGTCATAAGGGCATCAATATCATTGGAGCTACGGAAGTACTGAATCATATGGGTTTTGTGTACGATGTATACTCCAAAAAAGAAGGCTCTTTGACAGCAGCTCATGTGGTCAAATATATGGAGCGTTTACTGGACTATGATAAAGCAAGAGGGATTTCTACCACCTTTGTCCAGTGGGATAATTCTCCGATTCATAAAGGCCCTTTGATACAAGAGTTTGTTGAGGCTCATAAAAGTGATTTAATAGTGTTGCATCAACCTCCTTATTCTCCACACCTGAATCCTCAAGAGGAGATGTGGCACTGGATGAAAAACTTTATTGCACAAGCCTCTGCTGTAAAGAACGAACAGGAACTATTGCATTTAGTAAATCGTTTTGAGGCATATATTAAAGCTCATCCTGATGAGGTTAGGCATCGGCTATATGCCCGGAACTACTTTCCATGATTGCCAATTTGGCAATTGTAGGCTTTAATGTTCGTTATCTATATATCATTTGTATAAATGATTAACATTTTATTACCTTCCATATGTATTCTTCCAACCTGTATTCCTTATTATTTAAGATGTTATCTATAATATCGATAGTTATGTCGTTTTTATCCTTTGCTAAAATATTATGAACTCTATATATTAGATACTTTTTACCTTCTGATTGTAACTGGCGAGCCGTACATAATTCATTTGCTGTAATATAAAAATCATTTTCATTTGATGCTTCAGTTTTAACTTCAATATAAAGTTCATTTCCATTCCTATCATATGAAAGTATATCATATCCGTTAGATGGGTTTTTGGCAGGGGTATTATCTACCATGTCTTGATATTTTGTACCAGCAAGATTCTTTCTTTCTAAGTCATATACATATGCCTCACCCAGTTTGCCAATTTCCATCTGGAATTTATGCAGTTTTAAATAGTCAAATTCGGGAGAAAGTTTTTTTCTTAATTCATCAAAGGTATAAATTATTGATGAAATATTAATGTCGTCTTTTATACTCATTCCTTCAATATTTTGGCTTATTATAGGTTCTACCTTTAAGTTAGAGTTTTTTTTTAATTTATCTGCACAATTAATACAAATAATTCTTTTATTGACGGCTTGCCAATTATCTATAGTATTAGTATACATGTTTCCACAATGAGAACATTTAAGCATATTTTCATTTCTTGAATTCTTTATAACTTGCGGAATTAAGCCTTCAATCTCAACTAATTTTCCGAGTTTTGTTATTATACCATTTACATTAAATCCTGGATACCTTGTTTCTTTTAAATGGTTTAAAAGAGGTGCAAACTTTTCTGGAACATAATACTCACCATTATTTGTTTTTAGGATATTATTATTATATTTTGTAGCGTCTGTTGACTTTAATTCATTAACACCGCACTCTGTATGTGTGTATTGTAAAATAAAAGTACAGCAAGTTGCCACGTAAAAGTGCAGCAGCTTGCCAAACAAATTTGAGAATATTTTACAGTAAATATTAATACAACTTTCACTGCGGTTGATTTCTATCGTCAACGGCAGGCATATTTAGCTATTCATGATTTTGATAGAAGAAAAAAACATTGCCAGCACCCAATTAAAAATAGTACCCTTTAGTTGTCAATGCTAAGGGGGTACGGAAAGGATGCTAACAATGGCTGATATTAAGTATATCAAAGATTTATCGGATAAGAAAGGCTTATCCTTACGAGAAATTTCAAGAATAACCGGTTTTAACTTCAGAACTGTCCAGAAATATGTGGATAAGGATGATTGGTCAAAACCATTAACCAGAAAAAAGAACAGCAAAAGTGTACTTGACTCATTTGCAAAAACTATTGATGAATGGCTGGAAGCCGATTTAAAGGCACCAAGGAAACAGAGACATACAGCCAAAAGAATATATAATCGGCTTAGTAAGTTATACAAAGATGAATTTACTGTATCATATCGAACTGTTGCCAGATATGTAGCAGAAAAGAAACGAAAACTATATGGAAGCAATGAAAGCTATATCCCGCTTTATCATCCTGCCGGGGAGGCGCAGTTAGACTTTGGAATGGCAGAATTTGTGGAAAACGGGATTCGATATGAAGGCTGCTATGTGGCCATGTCTTTCCCATACAGCAATGGCGGTTACATACAGGCCTATAAGGGAACCAACATTGAATGCCTGCTCCAGGGTATGCAAAATATATTCAATCACATGGGACGAGTTCCCACCTGTATATGGTTTGATAACGATAAGGCTGTTGTAAAGAAGATATTGACTAACGGTGAGAGGGAAGTTACAGACGCATTCAACAGATTTCGACTGCATTATGGTTTTGAGAGTAATTTCTGCAATCCCGACAGTGGGCATGAAAAAGGGCATGTGGAAAACAAGGTAGGCTATTCAAGAAGAAATATGCTGGTTCCGGTGCCGGAATTCAAAGACCTTCAAGAATTTAATAAGAACCTGCTGATCGAATGTGATGAAGATATGCATCGTAAGCACTACTTAAAAGATATCCTCATTAAAACTCTGTTTGAACAGGATAAGAAAGCAATGAAACCTTTGCCAAAAGCTGAGTATGAGATCTACCGTCTTGAGAAAGTGAAGTCCGATAAATACGGGAAAGTGAACTTTGAAAACAGAAAATACTCTGCCAGTCCTGAGCATGCTCAAAGGGAGCTTTTTGTGAAAGCCAATGCTTTCAATGTCTGGATTCTTGATGATCAGTATCAGGTTGTTCAATGGCATAACCGATTATATGGAAAACAAAAAGAATCTATGAAATGGGAACCCTATCTGGTACTGATGAGTAACAGACCAAATGCCATAAAATATACCGGCTTTTTTCAGCAGTTGCCCCAAACATTGCAGGAGTACCTTTCTGGCTGTGATTACGAGCAAAAGAAAGCTACCCTAAGAATGCTGAAGAAGATGGTTGCTAACAGTGAGCTTGAAACAGCAGTGGATGCTTTTAACTACTGTGTTCAAAAAGGTATACAAGACTTGGATAGTATATGGGCCCGTTATTACAGTATGGTCTTCGCAAATGCTCCCATACCTGATATTGTTGTGAAAGATGAAATCCCTTGTCTGTCATATGAGGTGAATAACTCAATCTACGACGACCTGCTTGAGAGGGGGCTTCCTCATGCATGAACTAATTGCTGCCTACTGTAACACTCTAAAACTTGGCTCAAGAATTGCCAAGAATTATTCGCAGATTGAGGCCGAGACCCATGAGGAATTTCTTGCTAAGCTTTTGGCTATGGAAATAGAGGCCAGAGAACTCAATCGTAAAAATGCCCTGCTGAAGCAAGCGCAATTTGATGTCTTGAAAACCTTTGGAGACTTTCGGTTTGAAAAGATGAGTATACCCAATACTATCGATGTAGAAGCTATTAAAACAGCTTCTTTCGTTGACAAAAAGGAAAACCTGATTCTCTATGGATCTGTTGGGCTTGGGAAAACTCACCTGGCTACGGCAATGGGTGTGGAAGCCTGTAACCGTGGGAAAAGGGTAAGGTTTTTCCGCACATCTTCACTTGTTAATCAACTATTGGATGCCAAAGCTGAAGGAAGCCTTAAACGTTTTATGAAGCAATTGAATAAGGCAGATTTGATTATTTGCGATGAATGGGGTTTCATTCCATTTGAAAAAGAGGGAGCGCAACTTTTATTTCAGGTTATATCAGACTGTTACGAACGCAAAAGTCTAATTATTACTACTAATTTAGAATTCAGTAAATGGAACAGTATTTTCTACGATGAAAAGCTAACAAGCGCAATCATTGATAGAATTATTCATCACAGCCACTTAATTGTATTTGAAGGTTCAAGTAATCGTTTAGAGAACTCCTTGATGAAAGTACGATAAAAATTCATACCTTATATTAACAAAATTGGATTGCTTGGGTGCTGCATTTTTCTTGTCATTTTGATGCATTTCTAGTTGACAAAACACACTGTATGAAAAAGTATGTACCAGCAAAATGCCATTTTCAACATTTCTGGATTATCTTCATGCTCTAAATTCATTAACTCTTCTATTTTATATATTTGCTCTATTGTAAGGCTTGGTTTATATTCTGCTTTTTCTGGAACACCATTTAATAATCTCTCAAAATGATTTATTAGATTACTTTTTATCCAGATTTTTTCAAAACCTTTAGGATTTTTTATTATATTGTAAGCATAAATATATTTAAAAAAAGATTCACAATATTTATCTTGGGAGCCATACCTTTCTTTATTTCTAAAATATTCCTGAACTTTCTTAAAATCTTCTATATCTAATTTTGAGGCATCATCCTTTCCTAAAACATAGAACAGATTTGATATTGCACTTATGTAAGCACGATGAGATATAGGTTTATAATGTTTAAGGAAATCATCAATAATTTTTTGAGTCTGAGGGGTTAATACTTCCAACATTACTTTTGTATCTAACTTATCATTATTAACACGCATTTTATCACCCACTACAAAATAATCAAATAACATATATATTATAAACTATTATGGCTTTATTTTCCATAGAGAAATCGATTTCATATCAAAACTACTGCATATATTAAGAATTTTGCAAGGCTTAGTGCAGTCGCCACAGATTATCTGTATATTTCTTGGTTCTTTGTAATTTTTTCTGTTGTATAACCCAAAAAAACTCGTGTCACGAATAAAAAAGTCGTGTTAAAAATAAAAAAGTCATGTTAAAAGTCATGGTGAAAATAGGGTAGAAAACCTTATTGGAGCCATGACTTTTTAATAGGATTACTAGGCTCAAGGAGTAAGGTATAAGGCTAAAAATATTGATTTTAAAGGGTTTGAAAAGATTGTTGATGAAAGATATTGATAAAAACTTTCCCCTTTTTCCTTTTAACTTTTCCCTATTCCTGACACGACTTTTTTATCTAAAATGAGGCTGAAAATAGGAAGAAAATAGGAGAAATGAACAAGGAAAATGGGTGATTTATGACATGACTTTATTATATGGAAAGAATTAGGAAAATGGGCATAAGGCGAGAAGGGATAAGGGTTTGAGGGATTTCGGTTTGGAGCGGAGTTTATTTTAAATATACATAGTTAGGGGTATGGATTTTTAGGGAAAAGGAATAAGGAAAATGTTTTAGAAATAATAAAGTTGACTCTATGATAATAAAGTTGGTTCTAAAATAATAAAGTTATTCCCAAAATTAGATTTTCACATCGTAGGGGAGGTTTGGGGTATGTTATGGGAACGTATTCTTGAATTATGTGATAAATATAAAAAACATATTTTTTGATTTATAAGATAATGTATTTATTGTTGACAGAGAAATAAATCAATACTATTATATATATGAGTATAATTGAATATAATCATATGGTGGTGATAAATTGGATTTAATAGAAATCTTTAAAGCGTTGGGAGATGAAAACAGAATTAGAATACTCAATTTGCTAATAAGACAGGAACTCTGTGTGTGCGAGATAGAAACAGTGCTGGATATGACGCAGTCTAATGCTTCAAGACATCTAAATAAATTAAAAACTTCAGGTATTATAACCAGTGAAAAGAAATCTCAATGGGTCTATTACAGAGTAGATAACAAGTTTATTGAAGAAAATAACCTACTGTATGAATTTATTAAAAACAAGATGGCTGAAAATACACAATTGTTAAGAGATATAGAGACACTTAAAAAATATAAAAACAGTAACTTTACATGTGAGCAACTACGGGAAGATAAAAGTCAGGTTCTTAAGTATCTTCGAGAGCAGTGCAATAACAATTAATGAAAATTATTAATAATAGAAAACTGATTTTAGTTATTTTTCTGTAAAAACTTTAAATTAGTCACTATATGATTATAACTGAATATAATCATATAGTAAGAACAAGATAATTTAAATTGATAGGGGGCATAAAACTTGAGTGACAAAGAAACAATGCAAGAAAATAAAGGATTAGGTTTTTTTGAAAAGTACCTTACAGTATGGGTAGCAGTATGCATTATAGTAGGAGTTGCAATAGGACAATTAGTTCCTTCAATCCCTGAAACTTTAAGCAAATTTGAATATGCAAATGTATCAATTCCTGTTGCTATTCTCATATGGCTAATGATTTACCCAATGATGCTGAAAATTGATTTTTCAAGCATTGTCAGGGCAACAAAAAAACCGAAGGGACTAATAGTTACTTGTGTAACAAACTGGCTTATCAAGCCTTTTACAATGTATCTTATTGCAGCGTTTTTCTTGAAAGTAGTGTTCAGTAGGTGGATTGGTCCGGATTTAGCGACAGACTATCTTGCAGGTGCAGTATTATTAGGAGCCGCACCATGTACCGCTATGGTATTCGTATGGAGTTATCTGACAAAAGGCGACCCTGCTTATACATTAGTGCAGGTAGCAGTGAATGACCTGATAATATTGTTTGCATTTACACCAATTGTTGCATTCCTATTAGGGGTAAGTAATGTGACCGTTCCTTATGACACGCTGATATTATCAACAATCCTGTTTGTTGTTATTCCATTGGCAGGAGGGTACCTTACTAGAAGGAACATCATTAAACATAAGAGTATAGAGTATTTCGAGAACATTTTTCTCAAGAAATTTGATAATGTAACAATCGTAGGTTTGCTTCTCACTTTAGTAATTATTTTCTCGTTCCAGGGTGAAATAATTTTAAGTAATCCCTTGCATATTATATTAATTGCCATACCATTAATTATCCAGACATTCTTTATATTCTTCATTGCTTATGGATGGGCAAAGATATGGAAACTTCCCCATGATATTGCAGCACCTGCGGGAATGATTGGAGCAAGCAATTTCTTTGAACTTGCAGTTGCAGTGGCAATTTCACTCTTTGGACTGGAATCTGGAGCCGCTCTTGCAACAGTTGTAGGGGTATTGGTTGAAGTCCCGGTCATGCTTACATTGGTCAGGATTGCAAATAGTACAAGGCATTGGTTTCAATAACCTTGTAGAAAAAGGTGGTATCGAATGAAAAAGAAGGTTGCTTTTGTATGTGTCCACAACTCTTGCCGTTCTCAAATGGCAGAAGGTTGGGCAAAGAAGTTGGGAAGTGACGTATTAGAAGCATATTCGGCAGGGACGGAAAAATACCCTGAAGTGAAGCCACTAGCAGTACAGGTAATGGAAGAAGCAGGAGTGGATATGAGTGACCATCATCCGAAACTATTAAGCGATATTCCGGCGGAAGTAGATATATTAATAACGATGGGATGTAATGTAGAATGCCCTTATGTACCATGCCAGCATATAGAAGATTGGGGGCTTAGTGACCCGTCAGGCGGACCAATAGAGGATTACAGAAAAACAAGAGATATAATTAAGGAAAAAGTCGAGGATTTAATACAGAGAGTAAAGAACAATCAGATTTGATAAGCGGTATGTAATTAATCAAAATAAGAGAATTGCAGTGAAGTTGAAAAGTGCAAACATGTTGAAAAATAACTTGAAGTGTGTAAGGGGTAAAGGGGATGTTTTCATATGAACATATTAGCCATGATATTCGGTTGGTTAAATGACCAACTATTAAAAATGAGATGGCTTTCAGAATTGGTAAGACTTCTTGTGGAAAAAGTATTTGGTTTACCTGTTAGCGAAAGGATAGGCGGAAGTATTCACTTTTTTATATACGATACAATTAAAATATTTATATTATTATCACTATTAATATTTGTCATATCCTATATCCAGAGTTATTTTCCGCCAGAGAGGACAAAGAAGATTCTCGGAAAGATAAAAGGCATTAAAGGGAATATACTTGGGGCACTGCTTGGTACGATAACTCCCTTTTGCAGTTGCTCCAGTATACCAATTTTTATAGGTTTTACTTCGGCTGGATTGCCTTTAGGCATAACCTTTTCTTTCTTAATATCTTCGCCAATGGTAGATTTGGCGTCATTAATGTTGTTAATTTCATTTTTCGGTCTTAAAATTGCCATAGCCTATGTTGTAGTAGGCTTAATTTTGGCAGTTATTGGAGGAACTTTAATAGAAAAGTTTAGACTTGAAAAATATGTAGAAGGATATGTAAGGGAAATTGAAAATGTTGATGCGGAAGTGCCTGAAATGACTCGTAAGGAAAGAATATCATATTCAAAGGAACAGGTCAGAGATATTATCAAAAGGGTTTGGCTATATGTATTAATCGGTGTAGGCATAGGGGCGGCTATTCATAACTGGATTCCACAGTCATTCATAGAAAATGTGGTTGGAGGTAATAATCCATTTGCAGTGATGCTTGCTACTGTAGTGGGCATTCCAATGTATGCTGATATATTCGGTACTCTTCCAATAGCCGAAGCGTTATTTGCAAAAGGAGTGGACGTAGGGACTATAGTGTCATTTATGATGGCAGTAACAGCCCTGTCTCTGCCTTCCATAATTATGCTCAGAAAGGTGGTAAAGCCTAAACTTTTAGCAATCTTTGTATCTATCGTATCAGCAGGGATTATTATTATTGGATACTTATTTAATGCTTTTTCATATATTTTTGTGTAAAGCAGAGATTCATTCTGAAATGATGAGTCTTGTAAAATGCACAGGATGTGAAATCTGTGTAAAAGAAAATTGTGGAATGACGATAATAACGGAAAAAATATTGATTGATGAGGAGGATTTATTATGGTAATCAAAGTTTTAGGTTCAGGATGTTGTAATTGCAAAAAATTAGAGGCTAATGTCAGAGAGGCTGTAAAGGAACTGGGACTTGAAGCCACTATTGAAAAAGTAGAGGATTTTAAGGACATTATGGCATATGGTGTAATGAGAACACCTGCACTTGTAGTAGATGAACAGGTAAAGATTATGGGAAGAGTTCCGTCGGTAGAGGATATTAAAAGATATTTATAACGAGGCGGGAGCATATTTCCGCCTCATTGAAACGCCGCTAATGTAAGAAAATTTTACTACAACCGAAAAATTTTCTTATGAATCTAGGCGTTATAAAGAAGGAGGCTTTTATTATGGGATGTTGTGAAACTCAAAGAAATAATACATGCTGTAGTACGAGTTGCGGGTGTGAAGAGCAAAATTATGAAGAAGAAAAGAAAAAAATAATAATTGATTTTTTGTTTTTAGATTTAAGTATATGTACAAGATGCCAGGGCACGGAGAGCAGTCTTGAAGAAGCCATTAAGGACGTTGCTAAAGTGCTTGAATTAGCGGGCATAGAAGTTGTTGTAAATAAAATTCATATTGATAGTAAGGAAAAGGCCATACAGTATAGATTTGAGAGTTCACCTACTATCCGTATTAATGGAAATGATATACAACTGGAAATGAGAGAATCACTTTGTGAATCATGTGGCGATTTGTGCGGGGATGAAGTGGACTGCCGTGTATGGGTGTACAAAGGTAAAGAATATAATGTTCCTCCAAAAGCAATGATAATTGATGCCATACTTCGTGAAGTATATAGTGACAAAAAAGCACAGTTAAATAATAGAGTTGGTAAGGAAGCATATCAATTACCGGAAAATTTACGTCGATTTTTTGAATCGATTGAGAAAAATAAGAATTGTGAATAAATGATAGGACTAATGTGCGATTTAATATAGAAGAAGATTAAAGCCTAAGCACATCAACATCTTGACCATATGAACCTTTCTATAAATAGGGCTATTATGATTTTTTAAATGCTTTGGAGATTTAGCAGTCTTTCCAAGGCATTTTTTATAACAGTCTGTAAAGTTCAAACTTATTCATTTGTAAAAATTTTTTCTAGGTGAATTTTAAGTCCACCAAAAGTATGTGATACTGCGCAATCATCGCCTTTGCAAATAGCAGGTGAAAATATTATGGAGTATGTAAAGATTATAAAATATTAGGGGTCAATTGTAACTGATTCATTATCTAAACAAGATTTTAACATCTTTATATAGCCATACAGCATTTTTATTACTTCAAGGAATTTCTCATCTAAAGTTTTGTATTGTTCTTCACTTATATAATGGTTTTGATATGCGGTTAGTAAATGGTTTCTCGTTTCACCACAACTGCCAAGGGCAGCGTTGGCATGGAATAATTCCCGCTTTATAAATAGTTGGGTATTTCCTTCGGCTATGTTTGCGGAAATACTTCGACTGCTTCTAATGATTTGGTCAGTAAGCCGGTACTGCTCATGGCTTGGAAACCCTTTAACCAATGCTTCTATTTCTCGTTCAAGAGCGTTTGCCTTC encodes the following:
- a CDS encoding ArsR/SmtB family transcription factor, translating into MDLIEIFKALGDENRIRILNLLIRQELCVCEIETVLDMTQSNASRHLNKLKTSGIITSEKKSQWVYYRVDNKFIEENNLLYEFIKNKMAENTQLLRDIETLKKYKNSNFTCEQLREDKSQVLKYLREQCNNN
- the arsB gene encoding ACR3 family arsenite efflux transporter produces the protein MQENKGLGFFEKYLTVWVAVCIIVGVAIGQLVPSIPETLSKFEYANVSIPVAILIWLMIYPMMLKIDFSSIVRATKKPKGLIVTCVTNWLIKPFTMYLIAAFFLKVVFSRWIGPDLATDYLAGAVLLGAAPCTAMVFVWSYLTKGDPAYTLVQVAVNDLIILFAFTPIVAFLLGVSNVTVPYDTLILSTILFVVIPLAGGYLTRRNIIKHKSIEYFENIFLKKFDNVTIVGLLLTLVIIFSFQGEIILSNPLHIILIAIPLIIQTFFIFFIAYGWAKIWKLPHDIAAPAGMIGASNFFELAVAVAISLFGLESGAALATVVGVLVEVPVMLTLVRIANSTRHWFQ
- a CDS encoding DUF2703 domain-containing protein; this encodes MGCCETQRNNTCCSTSCGCEEQNYEEEKKKIIIDFLFLDLSICTRCQGTESSLEEAIKDVAKVLELAGIEVVVNKIHIDSKEKAIQYRFESSPTIRINGNDIQLEMRESLCESCGDLCGDEVDCRVWVYKGKEYNVPPKAMIIDAILREVYSDKKAQLNNRVGKEAYQLPENLRRFFESIEKNKNCE
- a CDS encoding transposase, translated to MSVVLDIIEPLGDVSLWCQDETSKRLESNNFYSWSPVGKPTEIECNGCHKGINIIGATEVLNHMGFVYDVYSKKEGSLTAAHVVKYMERLLDYDKARGISTTFVQWDNSPIHKGPLIQEFVEAHKSDLIVLHQPPYSPHLNPQEEMWHWMKNFIAQASAVKNEQELLHLVNRFEAYIKAHPDEVRHRLYARNYFP
- a CDS encoding four helix bundle protein — translated: MSNGLVIRDFKTLKVWQKANALEREIEALVKGFPSHEQYRLTDQIIRSSRSISANIAEGNTQLFIKRELFHANAALGSCGETRNHLLTAYQNHYISEEQYKTLDEKFLEVIKMLYGYIKMLKSCLDNESVTIDP
- a CDS encoding helix-turn-helix domain-containing protein codes for the protein MGRKCVEVKSLYGLTIDDLNLIANSSDSNYTRDVVKAVIMRHKGIHTQVIADTLSKCNATIVSYINNWNDSGIACIADLRGGNIESTVTDEMVEDIRNIVTSKSPHEFGYEQNRWNAKLLVRYVEDHWGKEYSDTWIRKILANLGFSYKRGVYKPSKGDPKLQESFKKNVSCIGYN
- a CDS encoding thioredoxin family protein, translated to MVIKVLGSGCCNCKKLEANVREAVKELGLEATIEKVEDFKDIMAYGVMRTPALVVDEQVKIMGRVPSVEDIKRYL
- the istA gene encoding IS21 family transposase → MLTMADIKYIKDLSDKKGLSLREISRITGFNFRTVQKYVDKDDWSKPLTRKKNSKSVLDSFAKTIDEWLEADLKAPRKQRHTAKRIYNRLSKLYKDEFTVSYRTVARYVAEKKRKLYGSNESYIPLYHPAGEAQLDFGMAEFVENGIRYEGCYVAMSFPYSNGGYIQAYKGTNIECLLQGMQNIFNHMGRVPTCIWFDNDKAVVKKILTNGEREVTDAFNRFRLHYGFESNFCNPDSGHEKGHVENKVGYSRRNMLVPVPEFKDLQEFNKNLLIECDEDMHRKHYLKDILIKTLFEQDKKAMKPLPKAEYEIYRLEKVKSDKYGKVNFENRKYSASPEHAQRELFVKANAFNVWILDDQYQVVQWHNRLYGKQKESMKWEPYLVLMSNRPNAIKYTGFFQQLPQTLQEYLSGCDYEQKKATLRMLKKMVANSELETAVDAFNYCVQKGIQDLDSIWARYYSMVFANAPIPDIVVKDEIPCLSYEVNNSIYDDLLERGLPHA
- a CDS encoding arsenate reductase ArsC, translating into MKKKVAFVCVHNSCRSQMAEGWAKKLGSDVLEAYSAGTEKYPEVKPLAVQVMEEAGVDMSDHHPKLLSDIPAEVDILITMGCNVECPYVPCQHIEDWGLSDPSGGPIEDYRKTRDIIKEKVEDLIQRVKNNQI
- a CDS encoding DUF3883 domain-containing protein, whose translation is MATCCTFILQYTHTECGVNELKSTDATKYNNNILKTNNGEYYVPEKFAPLLNHLKETRYPGFNVNGIITKLGKLVEIEGLIPQVIKNSRNENMLKCSHCGNMYTNTIDNWQAVNKRIICINCADKLKKNSNLKVEPIISQNIEGMSIKDDINISSIIYTFDELRKKLSPEFDYLKLHKFQMEIGKLGEAYVYDLERKNLAGTKYQDMVDNTPAKNPSNGYDILSYDRNGNELYIEVKTEASNENDFYITANELCTARQLQSEGKKYLIYRVHNILAKDKNDITIDIIDNILNNKEYRLEEYIWKVIKC
- a CDS encoding permease, with translation MNILAMIFGWLNDQLLKMRWLSELVRLLVEKVFGLPVSERIGGSIHFFIYDTIKIFILLSLLIFVISYIQSYFPPERTKKILGKIKGIKGNILGALLGTITPFCSCSSIPIFIGFTSAGLPLGITFSFLISSPMVDLASLMLLISFFGLKIAIAYVVVGLILAVIGGTLIEKFRLEKYVEGYVREIENVDAEVPEMTRKERISYSKEQVRDIIKRVWLYVLIGVGIGAAIHNWIPQSFIENVVGGNNPFAVMLATVVGIPMYADIFGTLPIAEALFAKGVDVGTIVSFMMAVTALSLPSIIMLRKVVKPKLLAIFVSIVSAGIIIIGYLFNAFSYIFV
- the istB gene encoding IS21-like element helper ATPase IstB; its protein translation is MHELIAAYCNTLKLGSRIAKNYSQIEAETHEEFLAKLLAMEIEARELNRKNALLKQAQFDVLKTFGDFRFEKMSIPNTIDVEAIKTASFVDKKENLILYGSVGLGKTHLATAMGVEACNRGKRVRFFRTSSLVNQLLDAKAEGSLKRFMKQLNKADLIICDEWGFIPFEKEGAQLLFQVISDCYERKSLIITTNLEFSKWNSIFYDEKLTSAIIDRIIHHSHLIVFEGSSNRLENSLMKVR
- a CDS encoding Mov34/MPN/PAD-1 family protein codes for the protein MKLWRNFYQNKFRILKPTLIVKKSVYDFIIKTTKESPDVETGGILMGHDKEPLTVHVTHASLPGPNAFHSATKFVRDTEYCSKILLEHYNNFGVDYVGEWHSHIVPLHGMSTGDYLTVGSIMNDPDYKFNAFAVIVAVLKKDEVNLIGYVSSNRYIQNVGITIEDD